One window from the genome of Cyclobacterium amurskyense encodes:
- a CDS encoding response regulator — protein sequence MNKIKIAIVDDHQLFRDGIHSLLSKNDDFEILISSENGKDFFDKLKSGNLPEIVLLDLTMPEMNGFEVLIKLKKKYPNIKAIAISMHDDGNYIMQSIRAGAYGYLLKNADEEELLKAIDTVLNGNKYFNQEISQKMINIMSLEGVSPKKLSPKEMEILKLIAEGHTTKEIAQNLFISTRTVETHRNNMMKKLEVKNTPELINKASQLKLL from the coding sequence ATGAATAAAATTAAAATTGCCATTGTTGACGATCATCAGTTATTCAGAGATGGAATCCACTCTCTTTTGTCAAAAAATGATGATTTTGAAATTTTAATCAGTTCAGAAAATGGAAAGGATTTTTTTGATAAACTAAAATCTGGAAACCTCCCCGAAATCGTACTTCTAGACCTTACTATGCCTGAAATGAATGGTTTTGAGGTGCTTATTAAGCTTAAAAAAAAGTATCCCAATATCAAGGCCATTGCTATATCTATGCATGATGATGGGAACTATATTATGCAGTCAATAAGAGCAGGTGCTTATGGCTATTTGCTTAAAAATGCTGATGAGGAAGAATTGCTAAAAGCAATTGATACTGTGCTTAATGGTAACAAATACTTTAATCAAGAGATTTCTCAAAAAATGATCAATATCATGTCTCTTGAAGGGGTCAGCCCCAAGAAACTGTCTCCCAAAGAAATGGAAATTCTAAAACTGATCGCAGAGGGACATACAACCAAAGAAATCGCCCAAAACCTCTTCATAAGTACCCGTACCGTCGAGACCCATCGGAACAATATGATGAAAAAGCTTGAAGTTAAAAATACTCCTGAACTGATCAATAAGGCCTCTCAACTAAAGTTATTATAA
- a CDS encoding sensor histidine kinase, protein MKSIRSWIILLINSLVILVVVILSIFSYKEFKNALDERVILQLTSIKRLKRIQLEAFLKTEVGTFLSENHAIIEDEIIDPYTQYSDKVDIECLKNKLNSLPNEQVLTDLSSCSTDGNVLIAMVKKVKNEIRKIEFLKTDAIQEILMERTGMGESGETYLVGPDYRLRSVSRFFPDIAPGQILAKTIGAEQALAGVDGFGVFNDYRGIPVYSSYHKLDIPYFDWAILSEMDVEEVTTPLLKMRNKLILISILVLLFALTFSFFITVVLTKPLLKMRFFLNNMTRGNYDFKIVNTYPTKEINEMFVALEKLQKSIREAIQFSSEIGNMNMKAKYELSGEGDLLGKSLMLMQEKLKEYENAENLSRLMAKKSLIEGQENERKRLSKDLHDGLGPLLTSLKLMVQTSDLPLSDKKKINLVVDGTIDEIRRMTYNLMPTVLVDFGVGKALASFIDVIKKSSGIEIVYEDATKGNTGKWNIDLDICIFRVCQELINNSLKHSGANKITISLTEFSDKLSFYYLDNGKGFDQDSVKYGSGLRNIRERIEIFNGYLHIKSDEDGTEVEVEIPIKDE, encoded by the coding sequence ATGAAAAGTATAAGGTCATGGATAATCTTGTTAATCAATTCTCTGGTAATACTGGTAGTGGTGATCCTTTCTATTTTTTCTTACAAAGAATTTAAGAATGCGCTTGATGAAAGAGTTATTTTACAGCTGACTTCTATTAAAAGACTAAAAAGAATTCAGTTGGAAGCCTTCTTAAAAACCGAAGTAGGTACTTTTCTTAGTGAAAACCATGCAATAATAGAGGATGAGATTATAGATCCCTATACTCAATATTCGGACAAGGTGGACATTGAATGCTTGAAGAATAAGCTTAATTCGCTCCCAAATGAACAAGTATTAACAGACCTAAGCTCTTGTTCTACAGATGGCAATGTACTGATCGCAATGGTAAAGAAAGTAAAAAATGAAATCCGGAAAATTGAGTTTTTAAAGACGGATGCCATTCAGGAAATATTAATGGAGCGAACCGGGATGGGTGAAAGTGGTGAAACCTATTTAGTTGGCCCTGATTATCGATTGAGGTCTGTTTCAAGGTTTTTTCCAGATATAGCTCCGGGTCAAATTCTGGCCAAAACAATAGGAGCGGAGCAAGCACTTGCAGGTGTAGATGGGTTTGGTGTCTTTAATGACTACCGTGGTATACCTGTGTATAGTTCTTATCATAAATTGGATATTCCATATTTTGATTGGGCCATATTATCTGAAATGGATGTGGAAGAAGTGACCACACCACTTCTAAAGATGAGAAACAAGCTTATCTTAATCTCTATTTTAGTGCTGCTTTTTGCGCTTACATTTTCCTTTTTTATTACAGTTGTATTGACAAAGCCCCTTCTGAAAATGAGGTTCTTCCTCAATAATATGACAAGAGGGAATTATGATTTTAAAATTGTCAATACCTATCCGACCAAAGAGATCAATGAAATGTTTGTGGCCTTAGAAAAACTACAAAAATCAATTCGTGAGGCCATTCAATTCTCCTCAGAGATAGGCAATATGAACATGAAGGCAAAATATGAATTGTCTGGTGAAGGGGATTTATTGGGGAAATCATTGATGCTCATGCAAGAAAAATTAAAGGAATATGAAAATGCTGAAAACCTAAGTCGTTTGATGGCCAAAAAATCCTTGATTGAAGGACAAGAAAATGAACGCAAGCGATTGTCCAAGGATTTGCATGATGGACTTGGTCCTTTGCTAACCAGCTTAAAATTAATGGTTCAAACCTCAGATTTACCTTTAAGTGACAAAAAGAAAATCAATTTGGTGGTAGATGGTACCATTGATGAAATTCGAAGAATGACTTATAATTTAATGCCCACGGTTTTGGTTGACTTTGGGGTTGGCAAGGCATTGGCAAGCTTTATTGATGTAATTAAAAAATCTAGTGGAATAGAAATAGTTTATGAAGATGCGACCAAGGGAAACACTGGAAAATGGAACATTGACCTTGACATTTGTATTTTTAGGGTTTGCCAGGAATTGATCAATAATTCCCTTAAACATTCCGGGGCAAATAAAATCACAATATCTTTAACAGAATTTAGTGACAAGCTTTCCTTTTATTATCTTGACAATGGTAAGGGATTTGATCAAGATAGTGTTAAATATGGGTCTGGGTTGAGGAATATTAGGGAACGAATAGAAATTTTTAACGGGTACCTACATATCAAATCTGATGAGGACGGTACAGAAGTGGAAGTAGAAATACCTATAAAGGATGAATAA
- a CDS encoding TetR/AcrR family transcriptional regulator, with translation MTKKTKSQLAILKAAKDCFWKYGINKVTVEEICEKAGVSKMTYYRSFANKKVVAVMVLKDVINRSEQLYDTIMAKEIDFPQKMKEVVLLEHEFSRGISQEFIADIMNNEEEELQQLIIEANKNGQEKFIQHLKAAQKEGWVRKDLHFPFLTYMMNDINKKLRDEKLMAMYESTEDLIMEMVNFFFYGIVSPEKLK, from the coding sequence TTGACAAAGAAAACCAAAAGCCAATTGGCCATTTTAAAGGCTGCCAAAGATTGTTTCTGGAAATATGGGATCAATAAGGTCACAGTAGAAGAAATATGCGAAAAAGCCGGCGTTAGCAAAATGACCTATTATAGGAGTTTTGCCAATAAAAAAGTAGTGGCAGTCATGGTATTGAAGGATGTAATTAACAGGAGTGAGCAATTATACGATACCATAATGGCAAAGGAAATTGACTTCCCTCAAAAGATGAAGGAAGTGGTTTTATTAGAACATGAATTTTCTCGTGGTATAAGTCAGGAATTTATAGCTGACATAATGAACAATGAGGAGGAGGAATTGCAGCAACTGATTATTGAAGCCAACAAAAATGGTCAGGAAAAATTTATTCAACACCTGAAAGCTGCTCAAAAGGAGGGGTGGGTAAGGAAGGACCTCCATTTTCCTTTTTTAACCTACATGATGAATGACATCAATAAAAAACTAAGGGATGAAAAACTAATGGCCATGTATGAGAGCACTGAGGATTTGATAATGGAAATGGTAAATTTCTTTTTTTATGGCATTGTGTCTCCTGAAAAATTAAAATGA
- a CDS encoding alpha-L-fucosidase, whose translation MLKSNPFHVIALLLILLSNSLFAQIPLPTEAQLTWQNAEQVAVFHYDLHVFDGIKYNQAKNRITPIADYNIFNPEKLDTNQWIKAAKDAGCKIAILTATHETGFALYQSDVNPYSLKAVKWQDGKGDIVRDFVASCRKYGVQPGIYIGIRWNSFYGVHDFKVNGDNEFAEKRQAHYNRICESMVEELMSRYGELAIVWFDGGAHGPEQGGPDVLSIFEKYQPNGLFYHNLQRADIRWGGSETGTVPYPCWGTYITPSWFNNRGDKDNFKPLKHGYPDGDYYIPAMSDAPLRGYNGRHEWFWEPGDEGHIYPLAELMNMYFKSVGRNSTLIIGLTPNPDGLLPEPDVKRLKEWGDEIKKRFSNPIAETSGTGKIFKLNLPSKQTVNQLVLMEDITFGERVRAFTVEGKTGGKWEKIFQGSVIGHKFIHQFDKQEFTALRLKVNASVEEPQILSFKVYNANRE comes from the coding sequence ATGCTCAAATCAAATCCATTTCATGTAATTGCCCTATTATTAATTTTATTATCGAATTCACTTTTTGCACAAATTCCATTGCCCACAGAAGCACAATTGACCTGGCAAAATGCGGAACAAGTAGCTGTATTTCATTATGACTTGCATGTTTTTGACGGAATTAAATACAATCAGGCAAAGAATAGAATTACACCTATTGCAGATTACAATATTTTCAATCCCGAAAAACTTGATACGAACCAGTGGATAAAAGCAGCCAAAGATGCGGGCTGTAAAATTGCCATTCTAACAGCCACCCATGAAACAGGTTTTGCCTTGTACCAAAGTGATGTTAACCCTTATTCTCTAAAGGCTGTTAAATGGCAAGATGGAAAGGGAGACATTGTTAGGGACTTTGTAGCATCATGTAGGAAGTATGGTGTACAACCTGGGATTTATATAGGGATTCGTTGGAATTCCTTTTATGGTGTTCACGACTTCAAGGTAAATGGAGACAATGAATTTGCCGAAAAAAGACAAGCTCATTACAATCGAATTTGTGAAAGCATGGTCGAAGAATTGATGTCCAGGTATGGGGAACTGGCCATAGTATGGTTTGATGGCGGTGCCCATGGACCTGAACAAGGTGGTCCGGACGTACTGTCCATTTTTGAAAAATATCAACCCAATGGGCTTTTTTATCATAACCTACAAAGAGCGGATATTCGCTGGGGAGGAAGTGAAACCGGAACAGTGCCTTATCCATGCTGGGGTACTTACATAACCCCCTCCTGGTTTAACAATAGAGGCGATAAAGACAACTTCAAACCGCTGAAACATGGTTATCCTGATGGAGATTATTATATCCCTGCAATGAGTGATGCACCACTGAGGGGTTATAATGGAAGGCATGAGTGGTTTTGGGAACCAGGGGATGAAGGCCATATTTACCCATTGGCTGAGCTAATGAACATGTATTTTAAATCCGTTGGAAGGAATTCCACTTTGATTATAGGATTAACCCCAAACCCTGATGGCTTGCTACCCGAACCTGACGTGAAAAGGTTAAAGGAATGGGGAGATGAAATCAAGAAAAGGTTTTCTAATCCTATCGCTGAAACCTCCGGAACGGGTAAAATTTTTAAATTAAATTTACCATCAAAACAAACCGTTAATCAACTTGTTTTAATGGAAGACATTACCTTTGGGGAACGGGTTAGGGCATTTACGGTAGAGGGGAAAACAGGAGGTAAATGGGAAAAGATTTTTCAAGGTAGTGTAATAGGACACAAGTTTATACATCAATTTGATAAGCAGGAATTTACAGCTTTAAGACTAAAGGTCAATGCTTCTGTTGAAGAGCCTCAGATTTTAAGTTTCAAAGTTTACAATGCCAATAGGGAGTAA
- a CDS encoding ABC transporter permease: MKLAFILAYKNLIGAGLRTWLNVGILAFSFILIIFYNGLLDGWNQQARLDTINWEIGYGELRTDNYDPFDPFSIQDAHKPYTPEEFPMLTPILIRQASIYPHGRMLSIALKGIPADQTQLELPTTYLSSQKETIPAIIGKRMADAAKLKEGEEVLLRWRDNNGTFDAMNISIVKIFDSDVGNIDAGQIWINLEQLQAMAGLKEEATYFVTNEAYSHQEIHGWTFVSQEELLQNINEIIASKKISGSIMYLMLLAIALLAIFDTQVLSVFRRQKEIGTYVAMGMTPGQVVVLFTMEGSMYSFLAMLVGGLVGLPIFAYLAINGISFPDVTQDMGVTMASRIFPVFGIQLILGTMLLVIVSATIVSFLPAKKIAYMNPVEALKGKLQ; this comes from the coding sequence ATGAAACTGGCCTTTATACTCGCCTACAAAAACCTTATAGGTGCTGGATTGAGAACCTGGCTGAATGTCGGTATTTTGGCCTTTTCTTTCATTCTCATCATTTTCTATAATGGCTTGTTGGATGGGTGGAATCAGCAGGCCAGGTTGGATACCATCAATTGGGAAATTGGATATGGGGAATTGAGAACAGACAATTACGATCCCTTTGATCCATTTTCCATTCAAGATGCCCATAAGCCGTACACGCCAGAAGAATTTCCTATGTTAACGCCAATTTTAATCAGGCAGGCATCCATCTACCCACATGGTAGGATGCTTTCAATTGCTTTAAAAGGAATACCAGCGGATCAAACTCAGTTGGAACTTCCTACAACTTATCTGAGCTCGCAAAAAGAGACCATCCCTGCAATTATAGGAAAGCGCATGGCAGATGCGGCCAAATTGAAAGAAGGGGAGGAAGTGCTATTGCGCTGGAGAGATAATAATGGAACATTTGATGCGATGAACATCAGCATAGTCAAAATTTTCGACTCGGATGTAGGCAATATTGATGCTGGACAAATATGGATAAACCTTGAACAGCTTCAGGCCATGGCAGGACTTAAAGAAGAGGCTACTTATTTCGTTACAAATGAAGCATATTCCCACCAAGAAATACATGGGTGGACATTTGTAAGCCAAGAGGAATTGCTTCAAAACATTAACGAGATCATTGCATCAAAAAAGATTTCAGGGTCTATTATGTATTTAATGTTATTGGCCATCGCTTTATTGGCCATTTTTGATACCCAGGTATTGTCTGTTTTTCGCAGGCAAAAGGAAATAGGTACTTATGTGGCTATGGGAATGACCCCCGGTCAGGTTGTAGTTTTATTTACTATGGAAGGTAGCATGTATAGTTTCTTGGCTATGCTGGTAGGAGGGCTTGTTGGCCTACCTATTTTTGCTTATTTGGCCATAAATGGAATATCATTTCCAGATGTAACTCAGGACATGGGAGTAACCATGGCTTCAAGAATATTTCCTGTTTTCGGAATACAACTTATTTTGGGCACAATGTTATTGGTGATTGTCTCAGCGACCATTGTCAGCTTTTTGCCAGCCAAAAAAATAGCTTATATGAACCCAGTTGAAGCATTAAAAGGAAAGTTACAATGA
- a CDS encoding ABC transporter permease, giving the protein MIKFLFKGIIRDKSRSMLPIIVISLGVSLTIVLSGFLSGAMTDMVDQNAKFDTGHVKIMSRAYAENKDQLPNDLALLGVDSLMTALQVNYPDLQWVKRIRFGGLLDAPDGSGESKGQGPAAGIAINLLDASSGEVERMNITNSIVSGNLPKNAKEALIGDEFASKLNLKIGDEVTYFGTTMNGSMTFQNFIISGTIRFGLAAMDRGAILLDITAAQEMLDMEDGTGEILGFYNNGVYDDKAAIALETAYNEKMKDNPDEYAPEMFTLRAQNNLGDLLDYANNMSAIFVIIFVGAMSVVLWNTGLIGGLRRYQEFGIRLALGESKGKIYRSLVLEATLIGIIGSLVGTSLGLLGVFYLQNYGINIEGMVDNSSMMMPTVMRAKVTPDLYYIGFIPGVFAMVFGNMLSGIGIYKRETATLFKELEV; this is encoded by the coding sequence ATGATAAAATTTTTATTTAAAGGAATTATCAGGGACAAAAGCAGGAGCATGCTCCCAATTATCGTCATCTCCCTAGGGGTGTCCCTCACGATAGTTTTAAGTGGTTTTCTCAGTGGTGCCATGACAGATATGGTCGACCAGAACGCGAAATTTGATACAGGTCATGTTAAAATCATGTCTCGGGCTTATGCAGAGAACAAGGACCAGCTTCCTAACGACCTGGCCTTACTTGGCGTAGACAGCCTGATGACAGCTCTTCAGGTAAATTATCCTGATTTGCAATGGGTTAAAAGAATTCGATTTGGGGGATTACTGGATGCTCCCGATGGAAGTGGGGAATCCAAAGGTCAGGGACCTGCTGCCGGAATAGCCATAAACCTTTTAGATGCATCAAGCGGGGAAGTGGAGCGAATGAATATTACCAATTCGATTGTGTCTGGAAATCTCCCTAAAAATGCCAAAGAAGCCTTAATTGGAGATGAATTTGCCAGCAAATTGAATCTCAAAATAGGAGATGAAGTGACCTACTTTGGTACTACGATGAATGGCAGTATGACATTCCAAAATTTTATAATAAGTGGAACCATTCGCTTTGGACTTGCTGCAATGGACAGAGGTGCCATTCTCCTGGATATCACTGCTGCTCAGGAAATGCTGGACATGGAAGATGGAACCGGAGAAATACTGGGCTTTTACAATAATGGGGTCTACGATGACAAGGCTGCCATTGCCTTGGAAACAGCTTATAACGAAAAAATGAAAGACAATCCCGACGAATATGCTCCGGAAATGTTTACCCTTCGTGCACAAAATAACCTGGGAGATCTTCTGGATTATGCCAATAATATGTCAGCCATTTTTGTGATCATCTTTGTGGGAGCCATGTCGGTGGTGCTGTGGAATACTGGCCTAATTGGTGGATTAAGGCGGTATCAGGAGTTTGGTATTCGCTTGGCGCTTGGGGAGTCTAAAGGTAAAATTTACCGCTCCTTGGTTTTAGAAGCTACCTTAATAGGCATTATAGGCTCCTTGGTGGGAACTAGTTTAGGGCTTCTTGGCGTATTTTATTTGCAAAACTATGGCATCAATATAGAAGGCATGGTGGACAATTCATCCATGATGATGCCCACAGTAATGCGAGCTAAAGTAACTCCAGACCTTTACTATATAGGCTTTATCCCTGGTGTTTTTGCCATGGTTTTTGGCAATATGCTCTCAGGAATAGGTATTTACAAAAGAGAAACCGCCACTTTGTTCAAGGAATTAGAGGTTTAA
- a CDS encoding outer membrane lipoprotein-sorting protein: MKKRLIIACLLSLWTLQAKAQDAKDILEKVDKNMVSKTEITESEMVIRGKRNVQTIGSKSFTEGNQKSFTEYLYPERERGTKMLKLGDRLWIYSPSTDRTIQLSGHMLRQSVMGSDLSYEDMMEDRKLSEIYDGKVIGEETIAGRKVWTLELIASVENVSYHKRKIWIDQERYIPLQEELFAKSGQLLKRTVMSEIEQIDGRWYPKKINFKDVLKAGEGTDFILKKVQFNPPIPDYIFTKASLKK; the protein is encoded by the coding sequence ATGAAAAAACGATTGATTATAGCTTGTCTTTTGTCCCTCTGGACCCTTCAGGCCAAGGCCCAAGATGCCAAGGACATTTTGGAAAAAGTGGACAAAAACATGGTCTCTAAAACAGAAATCACCGAATCTGAGATGGTTATCAGAGGCAAAAGAAATGTTCAAACCATCGGTTCAAAATCCTTTACCGAGGGCAATCAAAAATCCTTTACCGAATACCTCTATCCAGAAAGGGAAAGAGGTACTAAAATGCTGAAACTTGGCGACCGCTTGTGGATCTATTCCCCATCTACAGACCGTACCATTCAACTTTCAGGGCATATGTTAAGGCAATCCGTTATGGGCTCAGACTTGTCCTATGAAGACATGATGGAAGATAGAAAACTTTCAGAAATTTATGATGGGAAAGTTATAGGAGAAGAGACCATTGCTGGGAGAAAGGTATGGACTTTGGAATTGATTGCTTCTGTAGAAAATGTAAGTTACCATAAACGGAAAATATGGATAGATCAGGAACGGTACATTCCCCTTCAGGAAGAGTTATTTGCCAAAAGCGGACAATTATTGAAGAGAACAGTGATGTCTGAAATAGAACAAATTGACGGTCGATGGTATCCCAAAAAAATCAATTTCAAGGATGTTTTAAAGGCTGGGGAAGGAACAGATTTCATCCTCAAAAAAGTACAGTTTAATCCGCCCATTCCAGATTATATTTTCACCAAAGCCTCCTTAAAAAAATGA
- a CDS encoding ABC transporter ATP-binding protein has product MEKIISLSHVSKKFEVGDGYFTALNDVSLSFNAGEFAGFVGPSGSGKTTLLNIIGSLDSPTEGEAMVMGKDIAKLSHKDSAKLRNLHIGFIFQVFNLLPVYTVFENVEFALLLQDIAKEERKKAVMEALEWVGLESMANKRPDKLSGGEGQRVAIARAMVKRPKILLADEPTANLDSANAHAILKTMKTLNKELGTTFLFSTHDEKVMAYLDRTVSLKDGKVVSDVKNKDQQVQA; this is encoded by the coding sequence ATGGAAAAAATAATTTCATTGTCACATGTTTCCAAGAAATTTGAAGTAGGGGATGGTTATTTCACTGCCCTGAATGATGTCTCCTTGTCTTTTAATGCAGGTGAGTTTGCCGGATTTGTGGGACCCAGTGGTTCAGGGAAAACCACATTGTTAAATATTATAGGGTCTTTGGACAGTCCCACGGAAGGAGAAGCAATGGTCATGGGGAAAGACATAGCCAAACTCAGTCATAAGGATTCCGCAAAATTAAGGAATCTGCATATTGGCTTTATTTTTCAAGTTTTCAACCTTCTCCCGGTTTATACGGTCTTTGAAAACGTAGAATTTGCTTTGCTACTCCAAGATATAGCCAAAGAGGAAAGAAAGAAGGCCGTAATGGAAGCATTGGAATGGGTAGGCTTGGAAAGTATGGCCAATAAAAGGCCAGATAAACTGTCTGGTGGAGAAGGCCAAAGGGTGGCCATAGCAAGAGCCATGGTAAAACGCCCAAAGATATTGTTGGCCGATGAACCAACCGCTAACCTGGATTCAGCCAATGCGCATGCCATATTGAAAACCATGAAAACCCTGAACAAGGAATTGGGAACTACTTTCCTTTTCTCTACTCATGACGAAAAAGTCATGGCTTATCTGGACCGAACCGTTTCTTTAAAAGATGGAAAAGTCGTGTCTGATGTAAAGAACAAAGACCAGCAGGTACAAGCATGA
- a CDS encoding phospholipase A, producing the protein MIEFINCRKSTKNGFVLLFFLFSFSLTTNAQIRELQSMWEEQIDTSSYDFRRINYLKISEEEFLDLYDAQPSFGMFRDNYFITGVPTNKEINKQTADAKYQISISQRLTKSRLPFRTSLLLTYTQKSFWDIYENSSPFADNNYNPGITLIRPVLSNKELRGGVALSFEHESNGLDSIYSRSWNFITLSGVYFYNPSISLQGKIWAGVLGDENKDLFRYRGYGLLALNYRSYNDNFWASLVLNPTKKFNAVNTIVELNYKPVPSANQYLFLQWYNGYGENLYDYNQYTSMLRFGLCIKPAMRNFY; encoded by the coding sequence TTGATTGAATTCATAAACTGTAGGAAGTCAACCAAAAATGGGTTCGTCCTTCTATTTTTTCTATTCTCATTTTCCCTGACCACCAACGCCCAAATCAGGGAACTACAATCCATGTGGGAAGAACAAATTGATACCAGTAGTTATGATTTCAGGAGGATTAATTACCTTAAAATATCAGAAGAGGAGTTTTTAGACCTTTATGATGCTCAACCTAGCTTTGGGATGTTCAGGGACAATTATTTTATTACAGGGGTGCCAACAAATAAGGAAATCAACAAGCAAACAGCGGATGCCAAATACCAGATTAGTATTAGTCAGCGACTGACCAAGTCCAGATTGCCCTTCCGAACTTCCTTGTTGCTCACGTATACCCAGAAATCATTTTGGGATATTTATGAAAATTCTTCTCCTTTCGCTGATAACAATTACAATCCAGGTATAACCTTGATCAGGCCTGTATTAAGTAATAAAGAGTTAAGGGGAGGTGTTGCGCTTTCTTTTGAACATGAATCAAATGGGCTGGATTCCATATATTCCAGAAGTTGGAATTTCATTACGCTTTCAGGAGTGTATTTTTACAATCCTAGTATTTCTCTTCAAGGAAAAATATGGGCTGGAGTTTTGGGAGATGAAAACAAAGATCTTTTTCGATATAGGGGGTATGGATTATTGGCACTCAATTACCGCAGTTACAATGATAATTTTTGGGCAAGCCTGGTGCTCAATCCAACCAAAAAATTCAATGCCGTCAACACCATTGTAGAGTTAAACTACAAACCTGTTCCCTCAGCCAACCAATACCTTTTCCTGCAATGGTACAATGGCTATGGAGAAAACCTTTATGATTATAATCAATATACCTCCATGCTGAGATTTGGCTTGTGCATCAAACCAGCAATGCGGAATTTTTATTGA
- a CDS encoding ABC transporter permease: MKLSFQLAYRNLIGAGLRTWLNVGILTFTFLVILFYNGLLDGWNQQAKRDAINWEFGNGQFQHKDYEPYNPFTIQDAHSKFNKSETKGLTPLLIRQASIYPNGRMLSVNLNGLPKSQKLLKIPMSNLDKQQGAIPVAIGKRMAKAANLSKGDEITLRWRDKNGTFDATNVVVATIFNTTISTVDQGQIWMTLEDLWSITGLENEATILIADEHFNETDFGDWKYLSQEKLLQNINDVIEVERASARIIYFMLLAIALLAIFDTQVLSVFRRQKEIGTYIALGMTRTQVTGLFTIEGSMYSLFSMFVGALIGVPLFWYLAGTGISFGSVTADMGIGLGDRIYPSFSPALLISSASIVIFSATIVSFIPTRKIVSMDPVDALKGKLQ; this comes from the coding sequence ATGAAGCTTTCCTTCCAACTTGCGTATAGAAACCTTATTGGAGCTGGATTAAGAACTTGGCTAAATGTTGGTATTCTGACCTTTACTTTTTTGGTTATTCTCTTTTACAATGGCCTCTTGGATGGATGGAATCAACAAGCAAAAAGAGATGCCATCAATTGGGAATTTGGTAATGGACAGTTTCAACACAAGGATTATGAGCCTTACAACCCATTTACGATTCAGGATGCACACAGTAAATTCAATAAAAGCGAAACCAAAGGCTTAACACCACTACTGATTAGGCAGGCTTCTATTTACCCCAATGGCAGAATGCTATCCGTCAATTTAAATGGGCTTCCTAAAAGTCAGAAACTGCTAAAGATTCCTATGAGTAATTTGGACAAACAGCAGGGAGCCATTCCTGTGGCCATAGGTAAAAGGATGGCAAAAGCTGCCAACCTTTCCAAGGGGGATGAAATCACCCTTCGTTGGAGAGACAAAAACGGTACTTTCGATGCTACAAACGTGGTGGTAGCAACCATTTTCAATACCACAATCAGCACTGTAGATCAAGGCCAGATTTGGATGACTTTGGAGGATTTATGGAGCATTACAGGACTGGAAAATGAAGCCACCATATTGATTGCTGACGAACATTTTAACGAAACTGACTTTGGAGACTGGAAGTACTTAAGTCAAGAAAAACTGCTGCAAAACATTAACGATGTCATTGAGGTGGAAAGAGCAAGTGCCCGTATAATTTATTTTATGTTATTGGCTATTGCACTGTTGGCCATTTTCGATACTCAAGTACTTTCTGTTTTTCGTAGACAGAAAGAGATTGGCACCTATATCGCTTTGGGAATGACAAGGACTCAGGTTACAGGGCTTTTTACGATTGAAGGTAGCATGTACAGCCTTTTCTCTATGTTTGTAGGAGCGCTTATCGGTGTTCCCTTGTTTTGGTACCTGGCAGGTACTGGAATTTCCTTTGGATCCGTCACTGCAGACATGGGAATAGGTTTAGGAGACAGGATTTACCCTTCATTTAGCCCTGCGCTTTTGATTTCTTCTGCCTCGATAGTGATATTTTCTGCAACAATAGTTAGCTTTATTCCTACCCGTAAAATTGTATCTATGGATCCGGTAGATGCTTTAAAAGGGAAATTACAATAA